ctgtaaaaggaagcAAGGAAATGGGACGGCAGCTGGAAGGATTCATGGAATTTTTAAGACTGGATATAATAGAGTATGGtgtcaaaaattgtttttatggTGGGAGACATTTTTATCCCTATTCCTAGGTAAAAAAGTAGTGTTCAGAAAAGTTTAGAACTGGTTTAACTTGCTTAAGGTTACAGAGCTAGACAGTAACAAAATCTAGATTCAAATTTAGGTCTGACTCCAGCGCTCATGACCTGTCCACATTTCTCTGCGGCCTCTGATTTGCAGGAAAattaagaactagaaaaaataagtCATGCTTTCtggtgaaattataaaaataatgtataatatctttatatattgaTACAGTGAAAATGAACAGGGTGAAATCAGCAGGTTATAACAGACAGCTTGGTTATGCATGCTTGGAACTATCTAACTATGTTTTATCACAACAGAATGAGGCAAAACAAATTCATTCCAATACACTTAATATTAAAAAGAGTGGAAATTAATATGACTGCTTTATAGATGCTCTTATACCTACCTTGCTTTTTTTGAGGTCAaagctttattttcattcagcTTTCTTCCACCACTTTCTGCAttgaaatatacatgtatttcaGTGTGCTATGTCTACACATTTCACACATTAACACATACATGAAACATTTAACAATTAGTTAGAAAGTTCATTTTGTGACCTCCTACCAGCAGACTAGcctatatcaaaattttaaaaaatttcatttagtaCCAGGTTTCAAAgacactacttaaaaaaaaaaaccacacaattatttactaggaaaataaaaatttggataaaaggcaatcattttatttctcaaactCAAAGTAGGACTTTAGGAATGGGtctatatttacatatatctaaTGTAAACTCTAGATGCCGCTACTTTGGTGCCATTGATCTTGAATAcagtaaaaatgtttctttttgttccctTTGAAAACATCTTCACTGTATTTAATGATTATGaaagtgaaaacatttaaataatttgttcaagaatataaaaatcaGGTGAGGAGAGGGGGCTTTCAATACTAACTCTAATTAAGCTGAATCAAATCAATTACTGTGATATACTCATtgcttaaaaatcatttaaatattttgctatCTCCTGCCTATCAAATTAGGAACCCTGACATGTCACTGAGAGAACTaaatagaaaagatattaaaTTGTTGGGGTATCTAGTATTCCTTAATGTTTAACAGATAAAATACATTGTACACatatcattttacaaataatgtaAAAGTGAAAACATTATTCACAGAAGTATCTGATTCAGTTTCCATgttctaaaaggaaaaatacctGTGGTATTCCTTGCACCATCTTTCCATGTATCTGGAGTGATAACAGTACCAAGTTTCTTTTCACCTGTTATAACAAGACAGTAAAAGTAAGGGAGATTAGTGTTTACTATTTAATAAATACACTACATTGTGCCTAAAGTTCGCGATGGCATCACCAGTCATATTATGTACAAGCCTGTTAATGCTGGGGTCGGGGCCAGTGAACTGAGACTTAAGATATTAACTGTGGGCAATGGATAGCTGACTTCAGTAAAATTTGTGGATAATAGTATGGCTTATAATAGGCTTCCTCTGTACATGGATCCTTTAAACAAATCTGATAAATCTATTCATTCCATAAGTATTTACTAAGCATCTCTGATGTATAAGCCATTGTACAAagtacagataaaaataaaacaaatgagataAAGCTCTAGATTTCAAGGAATTTATAGCACACTGATTTCTCTAATAGTAGTCCTTAACCTGAGTTTCACAGGTAGACCTTAGGAAATATATGAACAAGATTAAATTGTACACAAACCTTTTGTATATccattttttaataaactatGTTAAGTCTACAGCTTTCATCACATTCTCAAAGGGCTCAGAGAaccaaaaaaaagttaagaattatTCAACTAAAATATAAGCTGGAAAGTAAATAGTATGACAATTGAGAGCTCAAGTACTAGGAGAAATTCCATGGAGGAAGAAATAATCTTGGCTAGGGAAATCCAGTGAAGCTTTGTGGGGAAGGCAATAGAGAGGGTTAGTGGCAATGAGACtgtgaagaaagagaagaaaagaagatgaaggTAAACTGAATAAGGGACACATCCTGGGGAAAGGCATTGAAAACTCAGGGTACATATGGGCAAAATATTGTTTGGTTTGGCTGAAGTGAAAAGGGTAAGGCTTAGTGAAAATGCAGTTAAAAAGGTAAGCTGAGGCCTCACTGAGGAGGGTCCTCCTGAATGCCAGGCTCCAAATATAGAAATCCCAAATTATTCTCTGCACCCTGAGAATTTATTAAAGTAACCATCCATGGtcattctttcacttaatataaaaACTGTGATTCAAACTCAAGGGCATCTATGTTCCAAGTTTTATATACTATAGGGATATAAACAAAGTGGATCATATTAATTAGACAATTATCAGGATAAGAGGACTTGAAATTGTCACAGAAGAGTCAGACATATCTAGCTGTAGGAAAAAGGGATTTGGGGATATGACAGCTCTTTTAAAACACATAACCAGTTTGTGAGGTCAAAATACCATAAGATATTTTCTAAATCTCAAGGGTTGGCATTAGAATCACTGGATGGCAACTATAGGGAGGAAAGACTTTTCTAAAAGCCAGTGAAATCTACACACAGACTGCTTTGAAGGTGGTGAGATTCTCCTACCCCTGTGCCTCAATCCTCTATGCATTCATGCAAAGAGCATTTGAGCCATTGGATGGGATATTGACTTAGGTTTgttagataaaatacaggacacccagttagatttaaatttcatataaacaatgaatactttttttttttttttttttttagtaaagaaTGTCCTGAAAGTGCCTGCTTTGGGACAAAGCACTTACTGTAGTGAGGAGCAGTAAACAGAGCCAAGTCTCAAACATTGCATaggacatacttacactaaaaattatttgttgttttcctgaaattcaaatttaactgggcgtCCGGTACTTTTATTTACTAAATCCATCAACTCCAGATGCTGTGGAAGTGACTTTTAAGATCCATTCCAACCCGGCGGGTCTGTGAAGGGAGGAAGCCCGTCAAGAAGCAGTTCAGGATGATACCCGGGGTTGATGGGAAGCAACGGAAATAAACAGAGGTGCAAAACTGAGACCACTCTGAATGCAAATACAGGACGATACGGTCGTTGGGGAGGGCAGGAATGGTCAAAGGGCAGTATAGGAGGACAGAGGCTAGAATCAAGGACCTGTGGCcgaaggaaaagcaaagaaagagcaAAGTTCCCGGGGAACTCCAGTTAGGTTCTCCCAGCCTCCTTCTCCCGCAGAAGAGTCTCCTTAACTCACATTTTTCGCACACCATCCTTCCGCGACGATTCCCTCACCCGCAGGACGAGCGGCAGCTAGAAGAAGTTAACAATACAGCCAGGGAAGCACTCCCCTTCCGGGTTACGAAAATCCACTTCCGGCCCTTCCGCCCTCCGCCCCGCCTATCCAACACCTGGAAAGCCGCGGGAGGAATAAACGCGAGTGGGGAGGCGGGGCTGCCTTCTTGGCCCGCCTCTCCACTTCTGCGATTGGCTGTGAGGCCTTGGGCCTCCTCCCCACAGACCTGCGCCTGCGCGAGGCACAGGGTCCGAGTTACACCTGATGGTGGGAGGTAGAAACTCTCCGTTCTCTTCCGCGGGCGGGAGAGTTAGGTAAGCCCAGCCGGAGGCTCGGGGTGCACGAGCCTCCCGGCGCTGCAAGCCACTTCCGCCAGCTACCCAACTGGCCGGGAATATCTGCCCCCGGCCGGTCCGTGCCTGCCGGCCCGCGCCTGCCGGCCCCTCCAGCGCCGCCCTTCCTGCGTGACCCAGGGGCTGCGGTGATGGACTGGCCTCTTTCGGATCCGACATTCTGTGTCTGTCCCTTCTTTTCTCTCGGTCTCCACGCTTGTGCTCTTTGATTATGCTTCTCAATTCGTCCCTCGTTGCCTACACTCCCGTCGGCTGAGGCTTGGGCAGAGTTCGGAGCGACCCAGTTTGGGATGGAGCTGCAGGTTAAGGTCCCTCGATTCCCGCGAAGGCTCCTCTAGGAGCCGCCCAGAAGAACCTTCTCTCCCGCTGCAAGGCTTAAGGACTCGGGCCAGGTCAGACCGTGGAGGCCGGGGCCCTGGCCACCCGAGGAAGCACCTGACGAGAGTCCTCCTGGGCTCGCCAGGGCCCAACACAGGGCTGGTTTCTCAGGAGGGGCAACACTGGACCAACTTttcattcgttcgttcattcattcagtcattcagcaagCATCCGACTTTGGGTACCATTCACTGTCTTAGGTCCAGATCTGCTTCAGTCAGTTACGATTCTGAGGGTGTCCCAGAAAAATATCTGAAGGTGTGTCTATTGAGAGACTATATTCTGGATTCCCTTCCCAGCCCCTCAGCTGAGGCTAGGACCTGTGAGAaacatttcctttctcctttcttgccaTGCATTCTTTTCTCGACCCCCTAGTGCGTATCTTTGTATCAAAGAGGCTAGGTTTTGAAATGGCTTTAGCACTTGGGAGCTTGGGACCTTGGAGTGTTTCCTAATCTGTTTTAGCctgtttccttatcagtaaagTGTTTGCCTTGTAAAAATACAGTGTGAATTAAATGAGAGTGTTATTATAAGGCGTGGATTCGCCCCTTTGCCCCAGTGGGCgctctgtgtgtgtctataaaatatacacatatatatatatattttttcctggaaTATTAACCACAGGGTAACATGTAGACTACTACTTTAATAAAGTCCTTACTTAACATTAGTCAATACTATTTATAAGGTGTTAGGTAATTTGTAAATACATACCTATATAAAATAacgtgttatatatatatatatagagagagaggagaggagagagaggagagagagggagagagagagggagagagagagggagagagagagagaacgtaAATATTTTTCCACATTCCATTCATGCTCTGCTTTTGGTTGGAATCTGGCATGTGTAACTGACATTGTCATTTTGGTATTTTTGCAGTACTGGGACTCCTTAGTTTAGCATAATGTTCTTTGAAGCTTCTTGGTAACACTGGCCACCATTCCAGTGTGTACCTGGTGTTACTTGGCATTTGTTGGAAAATGTGAACTACTGGGATGTTAGACAAGGGTCCATAATGATAAAAATGCCAACAGTTCAGCCAAATTGTATTATGGGGTTTCTAGAAAGCATAGCTTATATTTCCAACAGGGCAAATCATTAACACATGCTGTTTGTTTTCACCTCTGAttttggcaaaaagaaaaaaaccgaATTGCTTAATTAGTCCTTGCACATGACTGTTTTACAGAAACTagacacaaatatttaaaaaattagtaaatttgTCCTTTTTCAGGCTCTGTGAGCTGTTTATACTATATTAGTCTATTAGTTTTTACATATATGCATCTTCCTATATTCTGACACTGTGACATTATTGCCCATAGAAAATTGACTTTGGTTCATGGCTTGTTTTTAGACGTTGGAGCATTTAGGACAATGGAAAAAGTCATTATTGCCTATGctcttttcttaatttgtttttcattagaTAGCCACTCAAGAAAACACCATGAAAGATACTGACATCAAGAGACTACTATATGTCCATCTATTATGCATATTTTCAATTATCCTAAGCATCTTCATTCCATCATTCTTCTTGGAGAACTTCTCAGTACTGGAAACACACTTGACATGGTTGTGCATCTGTTCTGTTTCTGTAACTGCTGTCAATTTAGTATTGTATTTAGTAGTGAAACCAAATGCATCTTCTAAAAGAAGTTCATTATCATACAAGGTAAGACTTATTTCTTGACAACTGATTTTTAGATGTAGGTAATGTTTTTATTACTGGATGAATAAAGTATTAGTCAAGTACTTATTGGGTTATTTACAGTGAATGaagaagctgatttttttttttctagtcagtAGCCTATTGCTTGCTGGAAGACTGTCTACAATGTTTGATAGATTCTTGCCATGTATTAATTGGATATCATAGCATTGTGAACCTATATAGTCATGTTTCATGTCATCATGGAGGATAAATATATCGTCAGTGtagcaatatatataaatacagcaATCACACCTTTAAATCTTATGTTATAAgacatttcagtttattttcattcatcttttgcatttctgaaagacaatgggtttttcataaattacaaaataagcTCTTGTTTCAAGCTTGGCCTTCCTTGACTAGATAGCAGTTGAAGTTTTCAGACATTGGAATCTATTTTCTGGAATATTCACTACAGTGTAACACTTgactattatttaaattaataaagtcCTCACTTAACATTATTCAATACTATGTGTATGTTCTTTATTAGgtaatttaaaacacatttactgCCCTATGATTTAAAACACTCATTGTGTGTTTTATTATTAGATCTTCTTGAGCTCGAACTCAAGTAGGTCCCACACACTGATTTGCAGACATGCAGGTCTTTTTTTATGTGGATCATATAGTAACATGAATATGATTTGGAGAATTATTTAATATTGTGCTTTTCTTTGGTCCAGTTTTCCtaggaattttgttttaaaatgaaaaaatattattataatcattattttctaTGAATATTTCGTGTATCATCACACAAGAAGgactgtgtttgtgttttttgtatcCTAGCACACTTATTGGTAAATATTGCATAAATACTGATTAACAACATAGTTCAATACTTAgcatagaaacaaaaacattttctgaTTCTGCTGTTGGTTAGGTGAGTGGAACATGGGGATCGATTTTTGTCTTGTGGCTTTTTTACAGTGCTGTGCAAAGAACATGTGATCTGACTTCAGGAGCAGATCCAAAGAATATTCAGCTGTATCACACGTTATAGGGCTAAGTTGTATTTGTAGATAAAATCAAATCATTTGCTGTCCTTTAGTCATTCTCTTGATTCTTTaagttattcatttcttttttaggtaACCAGATTTTTGAAATGCTGTATCTACTTTCTTATGTCTTGTTTCGCCTTTCATGTAATTTTTGTTCTATATGGAGCACCACTAATAGAGTAAGTCTGAAATTTTTTACCTTAAGccaactatattttaaaacagtcatTTATTAAACCAAGTGCTAATTCTGTTGGTGATTAGAGAAAAAACATGATGTGTTTAGTCAGTGGATCACAGAAGGATACTGACATCATTGCCCTTGgtagtgttatttttttaaaagacaatggaATAACTTAATTCATTAAATGCTCCTATTACATAGCCTTTTGTCATGCAATTGCTTAAAGGGGGAGGTAGATGAGAAACTGTCATATACCAATAGGTGTGTGGCTCTTAGAACCTCTAAGGAAACTGACTATAATGATACATATAAATTAGTTATAAATAGTAAATGTGATTCTGAAGTGCTTGAAAAGAGtttgttttcttaagaaaagTCAATAGATTCTTGTATTTAATTACGTAGAAGCTAATGTTTATAGTTTAAAGGTAAAATTTAACTCAACACCTTTTCAAAACTGAACAGTTTTGAATTAGTGAAAGCCAAATTCATTAATATGTCTTATATAATGTTCCATTATAGTTTGGGAAAGTTCAGTTTAGCAGTGATAAATGATCATGTTGAAATGAGTGAtgcaatacatacacacacacacacacacacacacacacagagctatatgtatagttttacatatatatatatatacctggttatatatacacatactagATTAACAGGTAATTATATTCTAGAGTGGGGAGGACAAGACCTTTGTAAGGGGAAATGATAATTTCTCTGTAATCCATTTTAGAGTAGAATGAATGTctggagcagtggttctccaaTTGTGGTTCTAAAACCAACAACATCAGCATTTTAtcgaaatgcaaattctcaggccttaGTCAGAAACAAATTTACCTAGTTCTCCAAGTGGTTCCGATATAAGCTAAATTTGAACCACGAATTGCAGAGAAAGTTCCAGAGACTATTGAGGAAAAAGTTAATGATCTAGAAACGGGTTTTCTTGCAATGGACAGTCTCAGTATCGTATGGCATTTAACACTTCTGAACTCTATCATCAAAGACAAATATTTGCTAGATTGTTTTTTATAGCTTGCATTTTGGTAGTAACGTTTTTTATAGTCATGGTTTTGGTAAGACTCATGTTACCTTTCTAAGTGtaagaaaatagttttatacTAAATCTATTTAAGTAAAAAAgattatgcatgtgtgtgtatatgcatctttaacacttaagaaaaaattaatacagtGTTTTTTCCTAGGTTGGCGTTGGAAACATTTTTACTCGCAGTTACTTTGTCCACTTTTACTACTGTACCTTGTTTATGTTTGTTAGGACCAAACGTCAAAGCATGGCTAAGAGTTTTCAGTAGAAATGGGtaagtttgaattttatattctagtgatgtctgaaatttaaaaaaaaattaatgaggtaCTTTTCTATTCATGGCAGCTTGCTGATTGTTCCTTGAGTGTTTCTCAGCACTGTATGGTTCTCAGTGATGCTGTAAGGGCCCACTGCAGCTGGGGACTGGGGCCAGGGAAGGGTGGCATGCACTTGAGGGAGACCCAAGCAGGCAGAACTATAGGCCTCTCCCTCCACGTTAGCAAGATCAGCtctgctttttgtgtgtgtgtgtgtgtgtggtagaaTTCCACTTAGCTTTTTGCTTGAAAAAAGGTTTCTGTTAccaaaagaaaactttgaaaaccCCTCCTTGGGGATAATTTAATCACTGTGATAAAATTGCTACAGATCAAATTGCTTCTGTACATCTTATAATGTAGAATTGCGGTTCACCatctaaaaatgtttattggaaCAGCTATAGTTTCTTGTTCAGCCTCTTTTGTGGTGAGACATCCGAGTGCAGGtttcacaggatttttttttttctttttttgcggtacgtgggcctctcactgctgtggcctctcccgttgcggagcacaggctccggacgcgcaggctcagtggccatggctcacgggcctagccactccgcggcaagtgggatcctcccggaccggggcacgaacccgtgtcccctgcatcggcaggcggactctcaaccactgcgccaccagggaagccctttacagGATTTTATTCCCTTAGCAGCTGTACGTATTTTCAGCATCGTTAAGTTAAAATTTTCACTTCTTGAAAGGCAGTGAAATCATTTGTATCAGAAATGGTTGAGTTATAACTAAGAAAACTAGAAAGTTATTTGGTGCCCAtgattttgtcttgtttatcaCCCAGCAGCAAAGACTTCTTGAGCCCTTAACTCTGTGCTCTGTGTTATGCAAACTCTGTGTGGAGTCTGATGTATTAGCTATGCTTCTCTCCATGAGGATCTTGGACATTCAAGGGGCAAGGATGAGATGAACAAAAACATAAGACTAAGTTTGTGTAACTCGAACAATGGAGTTTTAGGAACTCAGTAGGGTAGGAGACCACTGAAGAATGAGCTGGATGGGGGGATGATCTATGAAGGACTTGGATCAGGAGTAAGAGATTTGGTAAGACTAAGTGGGAAGGGGAGACACCCTGCGCTATGGGATGAATGAAACTATAGAAACTGAAATGAACATGGTATTTTTGTGTGATTTGGAAGAGAACAGCCCAAGTGGAGCAGAGGATGCTTGCTGAGTAGCTAGGCTCCATAAAttactgactttttctttttgaaatgtttgtttGTTCCCCTTCAGAACCATCTTCTAGTGTTCATAAAGtctcaagaaaacaaaagtgtCACATTGAACACTTTTTCCCACATTGTTACCATAGTATCCCAAATGACATtaatttcttttagtattttagtttgacatttttaaacagtgaaaaTCAGTTCAGACCTTATTGGTTTGGATTGGTGATTTATCCAGCTTTGAATTCTGTTTCTGATAATAGCATTAATGGTGTA
The sequence above is drawn from the Tursiops truncatus isolate mTurTru1 chromosome 14, mTurTru1.mat.Y, whole genome shotgun sequence genome and encodes:
- the CRIPT gene encoding cysteine-rich PDZ-binding protein isoform X2; its protein translation is MVCEKCEKKLGTVITPDTWKDGARNTTESGGRKLNENKALTSKKARHLLYVWKKGFGYQKLQANVCLDVLKFLAFPKVPISFI
- the PIGF gene encoding phosphatidylinositol-glycan biosynthesis class F protein isoform X2, which codes for MKDTDIKRLLYVHLLCIFSIILSIFIPSFFLENFSVLETHLTWLCICSVSVTAVNLVLYLVVKPNASSKRSSLSYKVTRFLKCCIYFLMSCFAFHVIFVLYGAPLIELALETFLLAVTLSTFTTVPCLCLLGPNVKAWLRVFSRNGVTSIWENSLQITTVSSFLGTWLGAFPIPLDWGRPWQEWPISCTLGATFGYVAGLVTSPLWIYWNRKKLTYKNN
- the PIGF gene encoding phosphatidylinositol-glycan biosynthesis class F protein isoform X1; this translates as MKDTDIKRLLYVHLLCIFSIILSIFIPSFFLENFSVLETHLTWLCICSVSVTAVNLVLYLVVKPNASSKRSSLSYKVTRFLKCCIYFLMSCFAFHVIFVLYGAPLIELALETFLLAVTLSTFTTVPCLCLLGPNVKAWLRVFSRNGVTSIWENSLQITTVSSFLGTWLGAFPIPLDWGRPWQVLVVAHQLLSCGLQTLSCGLHVRPSSLTRDGTQAPCIGSAESYLLRHQGSPSSFLFSVNS